DNA sequence from the Bdellovibrio bacteriovorus genome:
ATCTTGCGGACGTTCTTGGCGCGACAGTAGGTGCTTCACGTGCCGTAGTTGATGCGGGCTGGGTTGGTCACGGCATGCAAGTAGGACAAACTGGTAAAACAGTAGCTCCCACTTTGTACATCGCGGTGGGTATCTCGGGCGCGATTCAACACTTGGCAGGTATGAGTGGTTCTAAAGTTATCGTTGCTATCAACAACGATGCAAACGCTCCGATCTTCCAAAAGGCGACTTACGGTATCGTGGGTGATGCTCTTGAAATCGTTCCGAAACTCACTGAAGAGTTTAAAAAGGCTCTTCACCACTAATCGTGTTTAGAAAATACATTCTTCCGATTATTGTATTTGTTTTCTACCGAACCCTCTCATGGACATGGAGGGTTCGGCTTATCGAACCAGATTCCCTAAAAAATTCCTTAGAAACTCAGAACCCTGTGGTGCTAGCGCATTGGCATGGTGATGAACTCGCTCTTTTATCCATCGTAAAACGCTATCGCATCGCTACCATTGCCTCACAATCCAAAGACGGAGAGTTGATGGCAACAGTTTTAAAATGGTTGGGCGCAAAAACCAGCCGAGGCTCTTCCACGCGCGGTGGAGTGCAGGCCCTTAAAGGTCTTTTGCGTTTAATAAAAGACGGGGGAAATTGCAGCTTTGCAGTAGATGGCCCTAAGGGTCCGTTACACAAAGTGAAGCCCGGAGTTTTTGAAATCTCACGCATGATTTCTGGTCCGATTTACGCGGCGGGAGTTGCGTGTGATCGTGCGATTCATTTTCCAAAATCTTGGAA
Encoded proteins:
- a CDS encoding lysophospholipid acyltransferase family protein — encoded protein: MLAHWHGDELALLSIVKRYRIATIASQSKDGELMATVLKWLGAKTSRGSSTRGGVQALKGLLRLIKDGGNCSFAVDGPKGPLHKVKPGVFEISRMISGPIYAAGVACDRAIHFPKSWNKTFLPKPFAKVIIYWVGPMTAISREVDPRNPDLALELEGLLHHARQQALKFIADNDA